A single region of the Xiphophorus maculatus strain JP 163 A chromosome 3, X_maculatus-5.0-male, whole genome shotgun sequence genome encodes:
- the LOC102228915 gene encoding tumor necrosis factor receptor superfamily member 6B-like has protein sequence MSMLSLSVLLLLPGILFCTAEVPTYEYQDRITGEILQCKRCKPGTYLTAHCTAAKDTQCAPCQTGHYTELFNYLNRCLYCNNFCSQNQEVEIECSPITNRVCRCKAGFYMMEDFCVRHTECGPGHGVQAIGTPTEDTVCEKCQKGYFSSSSSASNQCVKHQACLGEQVILLRGSAFHDTVCGTCQSLANGGDDLRAVLSASFTGSRIPRRDLKRLIHKIIHKNQEDDCTGDSALPKQRGPLVDVIRAWLAQASAEQLKMLAKSMRDSQFSSIGTKLESILDEIKQQDPTCSL, from the exons ATGAGCATG CTCTCCCTGTCAGTCCTGCTCCTGCTCCCTGGCATTCTCTTCTGCACCGCAGAGGTTCCCACCTATGAATACCAAGACCGTATAACAGGTGAAATTCTCCAGTGCAAAAGATGCAAACCGGGAACTTACCTCACCGCTCACTGCACTGCCGCCAAGGATACACAGTGCGCACCATGTCAGACTGGCCACTACACGGAGCTGTTTAACTACCTTAACAGGTGTCTGTACTGCAACAACTTCTGCTCacagaaccaggaagtggagATTGAGTGCTCTCCAATCACCAACAGAGTCTGTCGTTGCAAAGCAGGGTTTTACATGATGGAGGACTTCTGCGTCAGACACACAGAATGTGGCCCTGGACATGGAGTTCAGGCTATAG GTACACCAACAGAGGACACAgtgtgtgaaaaatgtcagaaaggaTATTTTTCCAGCTCTTCTTCTGCCTCAAATCAGTGTGTAAAACATCAGGCCTGCTTAGGGGAACAAGTCATCCTCCTTCGAGGCTCAGCGTTCCACGATACAGTTTGTGGCACCTGTCAAAGTCTTGCAAATGGAG GTGATGACCTCAGAGCAGTCCTGTCTGCATCATTTACTGGGAGCAGGATACCaagaagagatttaaaaagaCTTATTCACAA GATCATTCATAAGAATCAAGAGGATGATTGCACCGGAGACTCAGCTCTACCAAAGCAGAGAGGCCCTCTTGTAGATGTGATCAGAGCGTGGCTGGCCCAGGCTTCTgcagagcagctgaaaatgcTGGCTAAATCCATGAGGGATTCCCAGTTTAGCTCCATAGGAACTAAACTAGAAAGCATCCTTGATGAAATTAAGCAGCAGGATCCTACCTGCAGTCTATAA
- the tnfrsf11b gene encoding tumor necrosis factor receptor superfamily member 11B yields the protein MSTRILKSNPAMKLIVLFTASFSWAFQEQPVPPKYQYRDPVTSQVHSCDQCPPGTSVKRHCTADTPTECQPCPERHFAENWHWGDTCQYCTSVCKERQLVKQQCNSTHDQLCECVPGYHLVVEFCIAHSTCQPGYGVTVLGTPESDTVCERCLDGYFSVGGSSTCQPHRLCADFGMKTLRWGTSTSDSLCGSPDIKDCSQHHTLCHNDATLCEEAVFQSLASLRLSSVPLERILENLPGQKVDLKSLERLKKACSPQQQVLHLLRLWREQNKDKLYGIIQGVNHCERKVSRCNALKNLTIDDLMKVTNSLPGVKVQEQDVKAVVSTCLPRQYLLQILHLWKSANYNLDLAKGLTRSLRVLRSQEAPRYLVRSLKKISRIIGTTSAHKKYEKMFMSMFQDESCFKAHKQLNE from the exons ATGAGCACACGGATACTGAAATCCAACCCTGCCATGAAACTAATAGTG CTCTTCACGGCTTCTTTCTCGTGGGCCTTTCAGGAGCAACCCGTGCCACCAAAGTACCAGTACAGAGATCCAGTGACATCTCAGGTCCATTCTTGTGACCAGTGTCCCCCCGGTACATCCGTCAAACGACACTGCACCGCTGACACGCCAACCGAATGCCAGCCCTGTCCTGAGAGGCATTTTGCTGAGAACTGGCACTGGGGGGATACGTGTCAGTACTGTACCTCA GTGTGTAAGGAGAGACAGCTAGTGAAACAGCAGTGCAACAGTACGCATGACCAGCTCTGTGAATGTGTACCTGGATACCATCTAGTGGTGGAATTCTGCATTGCACACAGTACCTGTCAGCCTGGATACGGAGTCACAGTATTGG GTACACCTGAAAGTGACACCGTGTGTGAACGCTGTCTGGATGGTTATTTCTCTGTCGGCGGCTCCTCCACGTGTCAGCCGCACAGACTCTGTGCTGATTTTGGCATGAAGACTCTGCGATGGGGAACATCCACTTCAGACAGCCTGTGTGGCTCTCCTGACATCAAGGACTGCTCCCAGCATCACACTCTGTGCCATAATG ATGCAACTCTGTGTGAAGAAGCAGTTTTCCAGTCTCTGGCATCGCTGCGACTGTCCTCGGTGCCTCTGGAGCGAATCCTCGAGAATCTCCCTGGACAGAAGGTTGATCTCAAGAGCCTGGAGAGGCTGAAGAAGGCGTGCTCTCCTCAGCAGCAGGTCCTGCACCTGCTGAGGCTGTGGAGAGAGCAGAACAAGGACAAGTTGTACGGCATCATACAAG GTGTGAACCACTGTGAGCGAAAGGTCTCCCGCTGCAATGCTCTAAAGAACCTGACCATAGACGACCTCATGAAAGTGACTAACAGCCTGCCGGGAGTAAAGGTCCAGGAGCAGGATGTGAAGGCCGTGGTCTCCACCTGCCTGCCCAGGCAGTACCTCCTGCAGATCCTCCACCTGTGGAAATCTGCAAACTACAACCTGGATCTAGCCAAAGGTCTGACTCGTAGTCTGAGGGTGCTGCGCAGCCAAGAAGCGCCGCGGTATCTCGTCAGAAGCCTCAAGAAAATCAGCCGCATCATAGGGACCACGTCAGCGCACAAGAAGTACGAGAAGATGTTCATGAGCATGTTCCAAGATGAGTCGTGCTTTAAAGCTCATAAGCAGCTAAACGAATGA